The genome window ttgccccccccccaaaaaaaaagtgtttttttgatGATTTTTTGGTTCCTCCCCCCCTAAACCccatttttttgggggtgtttttttcttaattttggggccccccctaaaaaaaacccccacattttggggtgatttttccTCATTTGGGGGCAAGTAtcccccccccccatattttttttaatcatttttctgacttttggagtctccccccaaaaaaaaacctttttttttttttttttttaaattttgggccccccctttaaaaaaaaaaaacaaacattttggggtgatttttaTATttccgaccccccccccccgcattaATTTTTAGTAGTTTTTCTTACTTTTGGATAATGCCCCCCCCCGCCCtaaaaaaactcttttttttttgttttttttcttaatttttgggtatgtcccgtgtccccccccccggtccaaatccttttttttttttttttttgttgcgttttggggagggggatttttttttttttttttcggggggggggtcACTGACCTGAAGCCGCCGTGTCACCGCGGGTCTGGCCGGACGCagttttggaggggggggggacacacacacagacagagaGACAAAGCCCCGCCTTGGGGTTGGGCAACaaaaccccacacccccccctgaaaaaaaaaaaaaaaaaaaattatttaaaaaaaaaaaaaaaaagggggggcccCCAAAActtttttaagggggggggggaaactttGGGTGGATTTTGGGGATGGGAAGGCCgaagcgggaggggggggggggggtgtctgggtgtgttttgtggggtgtgggggggattttttaaattttttttttttttgtgggggggtgTGGACACGTGGTTCAaccccggggtgcccccccccggggtgtgggggggtgttaacggccccccggggctgccgggtCCTGATAAGCCGCTTTATCTGATAGCGGGGCCGCGGcggttgggtttgggggggggccaAAGGCGGGGGGGGCatagggaggggttggggggggatcTGAGTGCCCTGGGGGCCCCCCCCCGCTAAGAAAATGAGGGTTTGGGGCCCCCAAaccgcccccccggggggggggcggaggtTTTTTTCCCCGAAACGTCGCTTTATCGGGTCAGGACAGAGCAaggaaacacccccccccccccccttgaaaaaaaaagggaaaaaaagggtgtTTTGGGTGGTTTTAGAAAAACAGCACCCGCCCGTCGGCAAGAGGGGGGTGAGCGGGTGGAAATTTGGGGGGTTCGGGGTGAAAATTGGGGGTTCGGagggggaaatttgggggtttttaagcGGAAAGTGGGATTTGGGTGGAAAAACGGGGATTTGGGGGCAAGGGAATGaaaaatgggggttttggggaaatGTGAATTGAGGGAAATGGggttaaaaagggggaaaaaaagggagaggggaggcGGGAAGTTGCGGGAGGGGGGGTGATTCGAATTTGGGGGGAAAACGGGGAAATTAGAGAATTTCTGGGCGGAATCGCGATTTTCCGTCGGGTTTGGGCGAAAACGGGCGGGTTTTGCACCAAAATGGTGGTTTCCGCGCCCAAACCGGGGGGGGGTTTCACCTCAAAACTTGGGTTTTCAAACTCAAATTGGGAGGTTTAGAATCGGAATGGGGGGGTCAGATGCCCAAATTTTGGGTTAATCGGGGGTTTTCGCCCAAAATTCACTTTTTTGGCAGCGAAATGGGGGGTTCGGCCCCAAATTTGTCATTTTTCGGTCTCAaaatgttttgtgtgtttttgtttttttaagggaGAAACAGAGGCGGGAAGTGAAAAATTGGGGGTTTCAGCCCCAAAATTGGGAATTCGAAAGGAAAATTGGGAAATTTTCCAGGCGAATCGGCAAATTTCAACCGAAAATTGCAATTTTCTCCCTTCAATTTGAGGcacaaattggatttttttttttttccccccaaaatttatggttttttcctccaaaatttattaatttttttaacctcAAAACTCAGGTTTTCAACCCCAAATCGGTGTTTTTTAGGTTTGGACTGGTGGTCTCAGCCCctaaaatgaggattttcagcTCAAAAATTGGGATTTTCAGTTCAGAGTTTGGATTTTTGTCTCAGAATTGACAAAATTTGGTCCCAAATTGGGGGTTTTTAGCCCCAAAATCGGTAGGTTTCAGCCCCAAAAGTCGCATTTTTCTACCCCAAGATCAGGGATTTCGTAGCTCAAACCTGGGAATTTTTCAATCTAAAATTCGGGGAGATTTTTCAACCCAAATTTGGAAATTTTTCAGcctaaattttgattttttttcggTCTAAATTTGGGAGATTTTTCAgcctaaattttaaatttttttcagcctaaatttGGGAGATTTTTCAGcctaaattttgattttttttcagcctaaatttGGGAGATTTTTCAGcctaaattttgattttttttcggTCTAAATTTGGGAGATTTTCCagcctaaattttaattttttttcagcctaaattGGGAAACTTCAGTCTAAATTTTGAGAGATTTTTCAGCCTAAATGTTGGGAGATTTTTCAGCTCAAATTCGGAAACTTTTCAGTCTAAATTGAGGAAAAATTTTCAGCCTAAATTTGGAGAGTTTCCAGCCTAAATTTGGagatttttaatcttaaatttatttAGGTTTTTCAGACTAAATTTGGAGATTTTTCAGCCTAAAATTGGGGAGATTTTTCAACCTAAAATTGGAGATTTTTCAGCCGAAATTTGAGGGAAATTTTTCAGCCTAAAGTTGGAGATTTTCCAATCTAAATTTGAGATAATTTTCTGCCTAATTTGAGCAGATTTTCCAGACTAAATCTGGAAACTTTTTGGTCTAAATTTGGAGATTTTTCAGCATAAATTTGATAAGATTTTCCAGCCTAAATTGGAAGATAATTCAGACTAAATTCAGGAGATTTCTCAGCCTAAATTTAGGAAATTTTTCAGCCtaaatttggggggatttttccGTCTAAACTTGGggagatttttcattttaaatttgcaGATTTTTCAGGTTAAATTTGGGAGATCTTCCAGTCTAAATTCAAGAGATTTTTTCTGCCTAATTCAGAGAAAATTTTCCGTGTAAATTTGGAGATTTTTCAGCCTAAATTGAGAGATTTTTCCTCATAAATTTGGGGAGACTTCTCAGACCAAATTTGGAGACTTTTCAGCCTAAATTCGGTGAGATCTTTCAGCCTAAATTTGAGATATTTTTCAGCCTAAATCTGATTTTTCTGCCTAATTTGGAGATATTTTTCAGCCTAGATTTGAGATATTTTTCTGCCTAATTTGGGGAGATTTTTCAGCCTAAATTTGAAGGATTTTTCTGcctaaatttgaaaatttttctGCCTAATTTGGGAAGACTTTTCTGCCTAAATTCGAAAGATTTTTCTGCCTAATCTGGGGAGATTTTTCAGCCTaaatttgagatatttttctgcctaaatttgaaagatttttctgccTAATTTGAGAAGATTTTTCAGCCTAAATTTGAAATACTTTTCTGCCTAATTTGGGGAGATTTTTCAGCCtaaatttgaaagatttttctgccTAATTTGGGGAGATTTTTCAGCCtcaatttgaaagatttttctgccTAATTTGGGAAGATTTTTCAGCCCAAATCGCGAAACTTTTTCAGCCTCAAATCAGGGAAACTTTTCAACCTAAACTCGAAAAATTTTCACCCTAAACTCAAAAATTATTCCGACCTAAATTTGAAATTTCTCAACCTACAATTGCAGACGTGCCCCCCCCGGTTCGAATTTAGGGAAATTTcccaatttttaaattttgaaataatttccagCCTAAACCGAGGGCTCGTTCcagggctccccccacccccaaaccggggggggggtgtgttttttccccccacccccgtgGCCACTGACCTCCCCCTCTCCTCGGCCCCAAATCCGGCGGTTTTCATCCTCCCGTCGCCGCCTCTTCGCCCCCTAAGTCGCCATTTTTGTCGTCGCCTCCGCCCGTTCCGGGTTCAAAACGACGTTTTTTACCATTTTCGTCGTTTCTGACACCGGTTTGATCCTCGAGGGGGGGTTAGATTTggaaaaaggggggaggggggggacacccccagctGTTtgggtgctcccccccccccccaaatggaAGGATCCAACCAATGGGGTGGcgatggggtggggagggggggtgggggggctgtcACCAGGGGTCCCCCCGAGTTGGGGGGTGCAGGGCGGTGTGGGGGGGCAGCGTCGAGGACAAGGGGGTGTCCAGGTTGAAATCGGGGGGCGCTCGGGACCCCcccgggaggggtgggggggtcagttCCAGGGGGCCGAAGAAATAGGGGTGCAGCAAGGCCTGgagggggggcaaaaaaaaaagtggggggggcCACAGGGGGggacccctgaccccccccccgggggcttctccccattttccccccaaaattaaaaaaaaaaaaaacaaaaaaaccaaaaaaataggAGAAAGGGAGAGCCCCCCCCCCGAGGTGATGCTGTGGCCACGCCCCCAAGGGCTTAAGCCACGCCCCTCACGCTGAGACACGCCCCCCCGGCTTGGTTCTACGGCGGTGTCGCCCCCGCATGCTGTAGCCACGCCCCTCCCCTCGGGAAACCACGCCCCCGACGATTCGGACCTATCCTGGGCGCCCCCCAGCGGCTGCAGAAACGCCCCACACACTAAGCCACGCCCCCCGCCCAGACCTATGGCGGACGCTGCTCTGCGCTAAACCACGCCCCCCTCGGCTTGGACCTATGGCGGACGCCCCAAGCCGCGGCAGCCACGCCCCTCAGCCCGCGGGGACCTATCACAAGCGGCCTGCGGCGCTAAGCCACGCCTCGTAGCCTCACGCGGACCTATCCTGAGCGATTCCCAGCGCCAAGCCACGCCTCCCTTGGATTGGACCTATCCTGGGCCGTGGCAacgcccccccagccctgcgcgATCCAATGGCGGCGGCCTCCCACGCTCAGCCCCGCCTCCCACCTCCGCACGGCCCTATGGCGGGTGCCCGCCTGCACTAAGCCACGCCCCCAGCCCTAAGTACACCTATAATGGGCTGCTCCCGCTTAGTCCCGCCCCCCAACCCCGCACGGCCCAATGCCGAGCGCTCCCAACACGCAGCCCCGCCTCCCAGCCCCGTGCAGCCCAATGGTAGAGGCCCGTTACGTTTAgtcccgcctccccgccccgtgCAGCCCAATCGCGGCGGTCCCTTACGCTTagccccgccccgcagccccgtgAAGCCCAATGGCCGCAGTCCCTTACGCTCAGTCCCGCCCCCCCAGCCCGTCGCGGCCCAATGGCGggcgccgcccgggcccggccccgcccaccTGGTGAGCGCGGATGCGCATGCGCGCGGGGTAGCGCAGGAAGCGGCGCAGCAGGTCCAGCGCGTCGGGCGGGGCCTCGGGCACGAGCTCGCGCAATGGCGCCCCCCGCTGGCGGCGGAACCGGATCTTGGGGTAATCGGGGAGCGCCAGCAGCTCCTGCGGCCAGTACGGACCAGTACGGACCGGTACGGACCAGTACGGACCAGTACGGACCGGTACGGACCGGTACGGACCGGTACGGACCGGTTCCCGTCCCGGTATGGACCAGTAGGGAACACTGTGCACCAGTACGGACGTGTTTCCTCCCAGTACAACCCAATTCCTGTCCCAATAGGGACCAGTGCGCACCAGTTtcctcccagtacatcccagttcCTGTCCCAGTAGGGATCAGTGCGCACCAGTTTCCTCCCAATATgccccagtctctcccagtccccctcagtggccctcccagtccatcccagcccccccagtgcccatcccagtccccccagtgaccctcccagtccatcccagcccccccagtgcccgtcccagtccccccagtgaccctcccagtccatcccagtccctcTCAGTGCCCCCCGAAGTCCCTCCCAGactcccccagtccccccagtgtccctcctagcccctcccagtcccccccagcgcctcccagtcTGTCCCAGCGCCTCTCAGTGCCCCTCCCAgactcccccagcccctcccagacacccccagtccatcccagtcccccTAGTGCCCCTCCCAGactcccccagctcctcccagacacccccagtccccccagtccctcccagactcccccagtccatcccagtgcccctcccagtccccccagtgtccctcctagcccctcccagtcccccccagcgcctcccagtcTGTCCCAGCGCCTCTCAGTGCCCCTCCCAgactcccccagcccctcccagacacccccagtccatcccagtgcccctcccagcccccccagcccctcccagtccctcccagtcccccccagtgcacTGACCGGCCAGGCgcgggggctgggggtgccgagggCCCGCAGGACGCAGCAGAGCTGCTCGATGTCGCTGTCCCCGGGGAACAGGGGCGACAGGTTCAGCAGCTCCCCGAAGATACAGCCCACGGCCCTGCGGGGCGAGAGCGGCCGGGGCGTGCTGGGctatactgggagggactgggaggggctggcgggcactgggaggggcactgggaggggactgggggggactgggaggcaactgggacatattgggagggactgggaggcactgggaggcaactgggacatactgggagggactgggagtcaactgggacatactgggagggactgggagtcaactgggaggcaactgggacatACTGAGAGGGACTGGGGAgcattgggagggactgggaggggcactgggacaTACTTGGAGGGGCACTGGGACATACTGTGAAgcattgggagggactgggaggcaactgggacatactgggagggactgggaggcactgggaggcaactgggacatACTGAGAGGGACTGGAGAgcattgggagggactgggaggggcactgggacatactgggaagcattgggagggactgggaggcaactgggacatactgggagggactgggaggcactgggaggcaactgggacatACTGAGAGGGACTGGGGAgcattgggagggactgggaggggcactgggacatacttggaggggcactgggacatactgggaagcattgggagggactgggaggcaactgggacatactgggagggactgggaggcactgggaggcaactgggacatactgggagggactggagagcattgggagggactgggaggggcactgggacatactgggaagCATTGGGAGGGAATGGGAGtcaactgggacatactgggagggactgggaggcactgggaggcaactgggacatACTGAGAGGGACTGGGGAgcattgggagggactgggaggggcactgggacatacttggaggggcactgggacatactgggaagcattgggagggactgggaggcaactgggacatactgggagggactgggaggcactgggaggcaactgggacatACTGAGAGGGACTGGAGAgcattgggagggactgggaggggcactgggacatactgggaagcattgggagggactgggaagcattgggagggactgggaggcaactgggacatactgggagggactgggaggcactgggaggcaactgggacatACTGAGAGGGACTGGAGAgcattgggagggactgggaggggcactgggacaTACTGTGAAgcattgggagggactgggaggcaactgggacatactgggagggactgggaggcactgggaggcaactgggacatactgggagggactggagagcattgggagggactgggaggggcactgggacatactgggaagcattgggagggactgggaggcaactgggacatactgggagggactgaggagcactgggagggactgggagtcAACTGGGACATATTGGGAGGGACTGGCAGgcactgggagtgactgggaggcaactgggaggGACTAGAAGgcaactgggacatactgggagggactggggagcATTGGGAGGGACTGGAAGGCAACTGGGAGGGGaatgggagggactgggaggcaacTGAGACatactgggaaggactggggagcattgggagggactgggagagacactgggacatactgggagggactgggaggcaactgggacatactgggagggactggggagcATTGGGACGGACTGGGAGaggcactgggacatactgggagggACCGGGAAgcaactgggacatactgggaaggactggggagCATTAAGAGggactgggaggcaactgggacatactgggagggACCGGAAGAAGCACTGGGTTGTACTTGGCTatactgggaggcaactgggagggactgggaggaaaCTTGTCCATACTGGGAGAAAACTGGGACTattgagaagaaaacaggccatgCTGGCCCATACTGGGAGGGAACTGGCCCCTACTGGCTGATACTGGGAGAGAACTGGCCCCTACTGGGAAGGAACTGGCCCCTATTGGCCCATACTGGGAAGGAACTGGGAGGGAACTGATCCCTATTGGCTGATACTGGGAAAGAACTGGTCCCTAATGACCCATACTGGGAGGGAACTGGCCCCTACTGGGAGGGAACTGGCCCCTACTGGCCGATACTGGGAAGAAACTGGCCCCTGCTGGCCGATACTGGGAAGAAACCGGCCCCTGCTGGCCGATACTGGGAAggaactgggagggaactggCCCCTACTGGGAAggaactgggagggaactggTCCCTACTGGGAAGGAACTGGCCCCTACTGGGAGAAAACTGGGAGGAACTAGTCCCTACTGGCCCCTACTGGGAGGAACTGGTCCCCTACTGGGAGAGAACTGGCCCCTATTGACCCCTATTGGGAGGAACGGGTCCCTACTGGTCCCTACTGGGAAAGAACCAGCCCCTACTGGCCCATACTGGGAAAGAACTGGTCCCTACTGGTCCCTACTGGGAGGGAACCGGCCCCTACTGGCCCATACTGGTCGGAACTGGTCCCTACTGGTCCCTACTGGGAGGGAACCGGCCCCTACTGGCCCATACTGGTCGGAACTGGTCCCTACTGGTCCCTACTGGGAGGGAACCGGCCCCTACTGGCCCATACTGGTCGGAACTGGTCCCTACTGGGAGGGAACCGGCCCCTACTGGCCCATACTGGTCGGAACTTGTCCCTACTGGTTGGAATTGGTCCCTACTAGTCCCTACTGGGAGGGAACCGGCCCCTACTGGCCCATACTGGGAAGGAACCGGCCCCTACTGGCCCATACTGGTCGGAACTGGTCCCTACTGGTCCCTACTGGTCGGAACTGGTCCCCACTGGTGCGCACTCACCACAGATCCACGCCCTCGTCGTAGGTGCGGGCGCCGTAGAGCAGCTCGGGGGCGCGGTACCACCTGGGCGGCACCAAACTGGGGTTAACTGGTGTGACTGGGAatggcgggggggcgggggcgggggggcgtggCTACCTGGTGGCCACCTGGTGGCTgtaggggcgggggggcggggccagcaccCGGGCCAGCCCGAAATCCGCCAGTTTGAGGCGGCCCCGCCCATCCAGCAGCAGATTGGCCGGTTTCAGGTCCTGGGGGAAGAAGATTTGGGGGtgaccccgccccccccccccaaaccccacccacACCCCTAGGGCCCAAAaacctggggacccccccccgaaAAATCTTGGGGACCCCCTAAAAATCTTGGGGGTCCCCTTAAAAATCTGGGGGAGCCCCCCTAAAAATCTGGGGGTCCCCGCCTAAGAATTTTGGGGACCCTCAAAAATCTTGGGGACCCCCTTAAAAATCTTGGGGGTCACCCTGAAAATTTTGGGGGTCACCCTGAAAAATCTTGGGGGGACCCCCTAAAAATCTTGGGCCCCTTAAAAATCTTGGGGACCCCCCCTAAAAATCTTGGGGACCCCCCCTAAAAATCTTGGGGACCTCCTAAAAATCTTGGGGGTCACCCTCTAAAAATCTTGGGGGTCACCCTAAAAATCTTGGGGAACCCCTTAAAAATCTTGGGGTCCCCCTAAAAATCTTGGGGAACCCCTTAAAAATCTTGGGGACCNNNNNNNNNNNNNNNNNNNNNNNNNNNNNNNNNNNNNNNNNNNNNNNNNNNNNNNNNNNNNNNNNNNNNNNNNNNNNNNNNNNNNNNNNNNNNNNNNNNNNNNNNNNNNNNNNNNNNNNNNNNNNNNNNNNNNNNNNNNNNNNNNNNNNNNNNNNNNNNNNNNNNNNNNNNNNNNNNNNNNNNNNNNNNNNNNNNNNNNNTTGTGGCCTCTATCTGGGTATACGTGGACGCGCAGGGCATGTTGGGAGTTGTAGTCCATGCCCTATACTGGGCtctgtgggggtgcggggcatgCTGGGAGTTGTAGTCCATAGCCTATACTGGGCTCTATGGTGCGCGGGGCATGCTGGGAATTGTAGTCCATGGCCTATACTGGGCTCTATGGAgcgcggggcatgctgggagTTGTAGACCATGGCCTATACCGGCTCTGGGgcgcggggcatgctgggagTTGTAGTCCATGACCTATATTGGCTCTATGGGgcgcggggcatgctgggagTTGTAGTCCATGGCCTATATTGGCTCTATGGGgcgcggggcatgctgggagTTGCAGTCCGCGGCCTATACCAggttatttggggggggggttgtgcgTCCCCCCCCCATTTTGGGCCCTATCGGCGCGACGCGAGCGGGACGGGAAATgcggtgaaaaaaaaaaaaccaaacccgaAACGTTTTATTTCGCGTTAAATCGCCCCAAAATGGCCgtggaaagggggggggggggggaacccctaAACCTG of Athene noctua chromosome 39, bAthNoc1.hap1.1, whole genome shotgun sequence contains these proteins:
- the LOC141972995 gene encoding cyclin-dependent kinase 20-like → MDYNSQHALRVHDLKPANLLLDGRGRLKLADFGLARVLAPPPRPYSHQVATRWYRAPELLYGARTYDEGVDLWAVGCIFGELLNLSPLFPGDSDIEQLCCVLRALGTPSPRAWPELLALPDYPKIRFRRQRGAPLRELVPEAPPDALDLLRRFLRYPARMRIRAHQALLHPYFFGPLELTPPPLPGGSRAPPDFNLDTPLSSTLPPHTALHPPTRGDPW